The Puntigrus tetrazona isolate hp1 chromosome 4, ASM1883169v1, whole genome shotgun sequence genome includes a window with the following:
- the LOC122342357 gene encoding uncharacterized protein LOC122342357 translates to MVQTKSVNSKIYIFQIEKCPLQAHGQTTLFGGSKACSCGFHTTKPATATLSQATAAPPQSEASDTAPAPRSFLRPSSTLSMFTKSRYSGSQLSSLKPNLVERKTPALLHPLTPSASPPSPLTFSILCEDSTVATVRTPRPFPSSVRTASSSSSSPRPPSPSLLQTHVPAPFSEEPRRVQPTPAEDLASVRLPVELGKTIPVQDQRWIANTLFHSGKLRPDLKLWYEPPIPALIYHQTPTPDRFFTHRLMVWMPYHLWKVTVHCPACNKNLTGYGVHKRARKVLDIDRYYLLVTETLRCTVCSQNYLSTSQTPVSVVCQEPPEPIDIPTSRWLLSQRSWRPWTGTALWVTSIGNEVGQIVTSVLSVQEGPGLSRMVAGVMERYRQGCHSTTSAALCGLWLLPCIFEWDAGDLSLLRQAKRKQMMAEGLPAITDILVDRSISKGAEPLLPRGGHEVKRPPYASWRGCCRTWGGCKR, encoded by the exons ATGGTGCAGACCAaatcagtaaacagtaaaatttacatttttcagattgAGAAATGCCCCCTGCAAGCTCATGGACAGACCACCCTCTTTGGTGGGTCCAAGGCATGCAGTTGTGGATTCCACACCACCAag CCTGCCACTGCTACTTTATCACAGGCCACTGCTGCACCTCCACAATCTGAGGCTTCAGACACGGCTCCTGCCCCACGGTCATTCCTGAGGCCCTCTTCTACTTTATCAATG tTCACTAAATCACGGTATAGTGGGTCACAGTTGTCTTCACTAAAGCCCAATTTAGTAGAACGGAAGACCCCAGCCCTTCTCCATCCTCT GACCCCAAGTGCTTCTCCTCCCAGCCCCCTCACCTTCTCCATCCTCTGTGAGGACTCAACCGTGGCCACTGTGAGAACCCCTCGCCCTTTTCCATCCTCTGTAAGGACGGcaagctcttcttcttcctctccgAGACCTCCCAGCCCATCCTTACTGCAGACCCACGTTCCTGCTCCATTCTCT GAGGAGCCTAGAAGAGTCCAGCCAACCCCTGCCGAGGACTTAGCTTCAGTCAGGCTACCAGTTGAATTAGGCAAGACCATCCCTGTGCAGGACCAAAGGTGGATTGccaacactttatttcactCTGGCAAGCTGCGGCCAGATTTGAAGCTGTGGTATGAGCCTCCCATCCCGGCCCTCATTTACCACCAGACACCAACACCTGACCGGTTCTTTACCCATCGGCTAATGGTGTGGATGCCCTACCACCTGTGGAAGGTGACGGTTCACTGTCCGGCTTGTAACAAGAACCTAACAGGTTATGGTGTCCACAAAAGGGCCAGGAAGGTCCTGGATATTGACAGGTACTACCTGCTGGTGACAGAGACACTCAGGTGTACTGTGTGTTCTCAAAACTATCTGTCAACAAGCCAGACT CCTGTATCGGTGGTCTGCCAGGAGCCTCCAGAGCCAATCGACATTCCCACCAGTCGTTGGCTGCT ATCACAAAGAAGCTGGCGGCCATGGACGGGGACAGCACTCTGGGTAACCTCCATTGGAAATGAGGTTGGCCAGATAGTGACCAGTGTGCTGTCAGTGCAAGAGGGGCCAGGACTGAGCAGAATGGTGGCTGGTGTAATGGAGCGCTACCGCCAAGGCTGCCATTCCACCACCAGTGCTGCTTTATGTGGACTGTGGCTGCTGC CCTGCATTTTTGAGTGGGACGCTGGAGACCTCAGTCTGTTGCGGCAGGCAAAGAGGAAACAGATGATGGCGGAAGGTTTGCCAGCTATTACTGACATCCTGGTGGACAGAAGCATCAGTAAAGGAGCTGAGCCTTTACTGCCGCGGGGAGGACACGAGGTGAAGAGGCCACCATACGCCTCATGGAGAGGCTGCTGCAGGACCTGGGGGGGGTGCAAGCGGTAG